The Anolis carolinensis isolate JA03-04 chromosome 1, rAnoCar3.1.pri, whole genome shotgun sequence genome window below encodes:
- the slc30a10 gene encoding calcium/manganese antiporter SLC30A10 isoform X1 codes for MGRYTGQTCRLSFMLVLTAGFFVAELVSGYVGNSIALISDSFSMLSDLVALCVGLATGRLSRRKGPRSPAASFGSGRAEVVGALSNAVFLAALYFTILVEALQRLAQPQGIRDAFLVLLVGALGLAVNLLGLLVFQDWACCCRPRRRHPDAPAPDPPAGLDIEMAPSEGGSAEQDGQDGAQSASQAGDSISIEKSSQEEAVQKKEKKSEALNIRGVLLHVMGDALGSVIVVIAASIFYALPLEANAPCNWQCYIDPSLTILMVFIILSSAVPLIKETATILLQMVPKAVNMQILTNKLLEVPGVSSIHEVHVWELVKGKNIATLHLKCDSRSDYEEASSKMREVFHEAGVHSVTIQPEYLDFKSPEILCSSPCISKACDSHLCCSQQETFLAQVNGYNGKGGLSPTLQKSFHKKDMWEIPKEPTWAEDVVKKNSCTKDDYKEESTPKPKPSSTRF; via the exons atGGGGCGCTACACGGGGCAGACGTGCCGGCTGTCCTTCATGCTGGTGCTGACGGCGGGCTTCTTCGTGGCCGAGCTGGTCTCGGGCTACGTGGGCAACTCCATCGCGCTGATCTCGGACTCCTTCAGCATGCTGTCGGACCTGGTGGCGCTGTGCGTGGGCCTGGCCACGGGGCGCCTCTCCCGCCGCAAAGGGCCCCGCTCGCCCGCCGCCTCCTTCGGCTCGGGCCGCGCGGAGGTGGTGGGCGCGCTCAGCAACGCCGTCTTCCTGGCCGCGCTCTACTTCACCATCCTGGTGGAGGCCCTCCAGCGCCTGGCCCAGCCCCAGGGCATCCGCGACgccttcctcgtcctcctcgtcGGCGCCCTCGGCCTCGCCGTCAACCTCCTCGGACTCCTCGTCTTCCAGGACTGGGCCTGCTGCTGCCGCCCTCGCCGCCGCCACCCCGACGCCCCCGCCCCAGACCCTCCCGCCGGGCTTGACATCGAAATGGCCCCCTCGGAAGGCGGGAGCGCCGAGCAAGACGGCCAAGACGGGGCCCAGAGCGCAAGCCAAGCAG GTGACTCCATAAGTATCGAGAAATCGTCTCAGGAGGAGGCGgtacagaaaaaagagaaaaagtctGAAGCCCTGAACATCAGAG GTGTCCTTCTGCATGTGATGGGAGATGCACTTGGTTCAGTTATTGTTGTAATTGCTGCTTCCATCTTCTATGCGCTCCCTCTTGAGGCGAATGCCCCTTGTAACTGGCAGTGCTACATCGATCCAAGCCTGACCATCCTTATGGTGTTCATCATATTGTCTTCAGCTGTCCCGCTTATCAAAGAGACGGCCACTATTTTGCTACAAATGGTTCCCAAGGCTGTTAATATGCAAATTCTGA CAAACAAACTACTGGAAGTGCCTGGGGTGAGCAGCATTCACGAGGTGCATGTTTGGGAGCTTGTCAAAGGGAAGAACATTGCTACGCTCCACCTCAAGTGTGACTCTAGGTCTGATTATGAAGAGGCTTCGTCCAAAATGAGGGAGGTCTTCCATGAAGCAGGGGTCCATTCCGTCACCATCCAGCCAGAGTATCTTGACTTCAAGAGTCCAGAGATCCTCTGCAGCTCTCCGTGTATCTCCAAAGCTTGTGACTCTCACTTGTGTTGTAGTCAGCAGGAAACCTTCCTTGCTCAGGTGAACGGCTACAATGGGAAAGGAGGCCTGTCTCCAACTCTGCAGAAATCTTTCCATAAGAAGGACATGTGGGAAATTCCCAAGGAACCCACGTGGGCTGAAGATGTGGTCAAAAAGAACAGTTGCACGAAAGACGATTACAAAGAGGAAAGCACTCCCAAACCTAAACCAAGCAGTACACGATTTTAG